In one window of Magallana gigas unplaced genomic scaffold, xbMagGiga1.1 SCAFFOLD_53, whole genome shotgun sequence DNA:
- the LOC117689400 gene encoding E3 ubiquitin-protein ligase TRIM8 yields MMESRNEAQHSVECDLCQQPVSFFCRRCGVNLCDPCVTIHLRVKSKNGHYIVDYTSKDDDDTCHCDSHPQNDCSAYCKTCDAPICILCVSIKHKSHEMSELSDKIEELLKVIAKENDRLQSSKNELEKFLEHTTNMLSSISSFYKQRKDEVTAHGEKWHKLIEETVKKLHQELDDMQKEHEAVLQKQKKEFEKMIGKVNEMNGKTIKLQKSKNVKEMQTFVPVIQNRKNLNEVSQYSFPTLYECKIDPNYLQTYFGYVEKMQVKKTSLLENEFKDNDLPGRRILEVPTVTSVIDTGFPASKKYNTRLYDMAVTDDNKVWMGGTSYELKLFDLQGHLHHTVSITTHGMYLCMYNKQVVYSDTSQKTVRMISDTDTVVTMFTTGDWVPYGVTSAASGDLLVCLRKDDQSKVVRYSSTGTVLQEIQYDSQCQPLYKNAVYITENVNGDIIVTDFEKNVVIAVDRLGIFRYSYSGVAGFTVTTDSTGHVIVTDYHGDKIPMLDRDGRFLRYIIPEGRIKYPRGVCILGDGEMMVGECKTGIAKRIKYLDE; encoded by the coding sequence ATGATGGAATCTAGAAATGAAGCCCAGCATTCGGTGGAATGTGATCTGTGTCAGCAACCAGTCTCGTTTTTCTGCAGACGATGCGGGGTCAATCTCTGTGACCCCTGTGTCACCATACATCTACGCGTGAAATCTAAGAACGGCCATTACATTGTAGATTACACCAGCAAGGATGATGACGACACATGCCACTGTGATTCCCATCCCCAAAACGATTGTTCCGCATACTGTAAAACTTGTGATGCTCCGATATGCATCCTCTGTGTATCAATCAAACACAAATCGCACGAGATGTCCGAGCTGTCCGATAAAATTGAAGAACTTTTAAAAGTTATCGCAAAAGAAAATGATCGACTTCAGTCATCCAAAAATGAATTAGAAAAATTTCTTGAACACACGACGAATATGTTGTCCTCAATATCATCGTTTTACAAACAGCGGAAAGATGAAGTTACAGCACATGGAGAAAAGTGGCACAAACTGATCGAGGAGACCGTGAAGAAACTTCACCAGGAACTGGATGACATGCAAAAGGAACACGAGGCTGTACTACAGAAACAAAAGAAAGAGTTTGAGAAAATGATTGGAAAAGTAAATGAAATGAACgggaaaacaataaaattacagAAATCAAAAAACGTCAAAGAAATGCAGACTTTTGTACCAGTGATTCAGAATCGGAAGAATTTAAATGAGGTCTCTCAGTATTCGTTTCCGACACTTTATGAATGCAAAATAGATCCAAATTATTTACAAACTTATTTCGGATACGTTGAAAAAATGCAGGTAAAAAAAACTTCGCTTTTGGAAAATGAATTCAAAGACAATGATTTACCGGGTAGAAGAATATTAGAGGTACCAACAGTTACTTCTGTTATAGACACTGGGTTCCCTGCTAGTAAAAAGTATAATACTCGTCTGTATGACATGGCCGTTACCGACGATAACAAAGTGTGGATGGGAGGAACAAGCTACGAACTGAAGTTGTTTGATCTCCAGGGACACCTCCACCACACCGTCAGCATTACTACACACGGCATGTACTTATGTATGTACAACAAACAAGTAGTGTACAGTGATACATCACAGAAAACCGTGAGAATGATATCTGACACCGACACTGTGGTGACGATGTTCACTACCGGGGATTGGGTGCCATACGGCGTCACAAGCGCCGCGTCCGGTGATCTACTGGTCTGTCTCCGTAAAGACGATCAGTCCAAAGTCGTCCGATACAGCAGTACCGGTACCGTGCTCCAGGAAATCCAGTACGACTCGCAGTGTCAACCTCTGTACAAAAACGCGGTTTACATCACTGAGAATGTCAACGGGGACATCATTGTAACTGACTTTGAGAAAAACGTAGTCATTGCTGTCGATAGATTGGGCATATTCCGGTACTCGTACTCGGGTGTTGCAGGTTTTACGGTAACCACTGATTCTACCGGTCACGTCATTGTTACAGATTATCACGGTGACAAGATTCCCATGCTGGACAGAGACGGGAGGTTCCTGAGGTACATCATTCCTGAAGGAAGAATAAAATATCCACGCGGCGTGTGTATCCTTGGTGACGGTGAGATGATGGTGGGAGAGTGTAAGACCGGAATCGCCAAAAGAATCAAATACTTGGATGAATGA
- the LOC136272556 gene encoding protein FAM133-like, with translation MSEQDENESGDDENNEWEENSEEVNIENDDEVHKDEEAIEGETETPVDVLGTQAPVKLDQEKTEEKENQTLNEIPTEEKVTENQNSEIIDSEMRTRDRDKESSESEPDTEVMITGKKKRKKTKDKSKTKSKKNK, from the coding sequence ATGAGTGAACAGGATGAAAACGAATCGGGTGACGATGAAAATAATGAATGGGAAGAGAACTCTGAAGAGGTGAATATAGAGAACGATGACGAAGTACACAAGGACGAAGAGGCAATTGAAGGGGAAACGGAAACACCAGTGGATGTTTTAGGAACACAGGCCCCAGTGAAATTAGATCAGGAGAAAacggaagaaaaagaaaaccaaactcTAAATGAAATTCCGACCGAAGAAAAAGTAACGGAAAATCAAAATTCAGAAATCATTGATAGTGAAATGCGTACACGTGACAGAGATAAAGAAAGTTCAGAATCAGAACCCGATACAGAAGTGATGATAACCggaaaaaagaagagaaagaaAACGAAAGATAAAAGCAAAACCAAGTCgaaaaagaacaaataa